One stretch of Oncorhynchus clarkii lewisi isolate Uvic-CL-2024 chromosome 3, UVic_Ocla_1.0, whole genome shotgun sequence DNA includes these proteins:
- the LOC139405521 gene encoding uncharacterized protein isoform X4, which produces MLCLNGVLLFWTLCHVLRQAWSEDELSSPRDVRVDSAVHWSPVTDRPGIKYTVQYRTDREKWHNISGCVQTELTTCNIQSGCVMVRVLAQEGNRTSRSVEACRHADSCSPEVQLTSKEGLLMVHMVKNNRLLEDNGGHFEYNVQYGRDGEELKDLYTPTSLMTIKHLDVGRRYCVQVRYLCYQKPFGNPSVQHCESIQESERTKKKKIVAIGVTSTILLGVLVVGLMLFIYRHHKKIKQFLQPPLRLPDHYCEYLSGVFPQQALSLTTSPCEERHDLISIICLEEDLIPESDREQDYDSSNGLDFLDHYE; this is translated from the exons ATGTTGTGTCTGAACGGcgttttgttgttttggactCTCTGTCATGTCCTCAGACAAG CATGGTCTGAGGATGAGCTGTCATCTCCACGGGACGTGCGCGTTGACTCTGCTGTGCATTGGAGCCCCGTCACAGACAGGCCAGGGATAAAGTACACGGTTCAGTACAGGAC TGACCGCGAGAAGTGGCACAACATTTCGGGCTGTGTTCAGACCGAGCTCACCACCTGTAATATACAGTCTGGATGTGTGATGGTGCGAGTCCTGGCTCAGGAAGGGAACCGCACGTCCAGATCCGTCGAAGCCTGTCGACATG CTGATTCTTGCAGCCCTGAAGTCCAGTTGACCTCCAAGGAAGGACTTCTGATGGTCCACATGGTAAAGAACAACCGTCTACTGGAGGATAACGGAGGCCATTTTGAATACAACGTTCAATATGGCCGAGACGGGGAGGAGCTCAAA GATCTTTACACCCCCACATCCCTTATGACCATCAAACATCTGGATGTGGGCCGGAGGTACTGTGTACAGGTCCGGTATTTATGTTACCAAAAACCCTTTGGAAACCCCAGCGTTCAACATTGTGAGTCCATCCAAGAGTCAG AAAGGACAAAGAAAAAGAAGATTGTGGCGATTGGTGTGACCTCTACCATCCTGTTGGGTGTCTTGGTAGTGGGCCTTATGCTCTTCATCTACAGGCACCATAAGAAAATCAAACAGTTCCTTCAGCCCCCACTACGGTTACCAGACCACTATTGTGAG TACCTGTCAGGGGTGTTCCCCCAGCAGGCCCTGTCCCTCACAACCAGTCCCTGTGAAGAACGCCATGATCTCATCTCCATCATCTGCCTTGAAGAGGACCTGATTCCTGAGTCTGACAGAGAACAGGATTATGACTCATCTAATGGACTGGATTTCTTAGATCATTATGAATGA
- the LOC139405521 gene encoding interleukin-10 receptor subunit beta-like isoform X3, with protein sequence MLCLNGVLLFWTLCHVLRQAWSEDELSSPRDVRVDSAVHWSPVTDRPGIKYTVQYRTDREKWHNISGCVQTELTTCNIQSGCVMVRVLAQEGNRTSRSVEACRHADSCSPEVQLTSKEGLLMVHMVKNNRLLEDNGGHFEYNVQYGRDGEELKQDLYTPTSLMTIKHLDVGRRYCVQVRYLCYQKPFGNPSVQHCESIQESERTKKKKIVAIGVTSTILLGVLVVGLMLFIYRHHKKIKQFLQPPLRLPDHYCEYLSGVFPQQALSLTTSPCEERHDLISIICLEEDLIPESDREQDYDSSNGLDFLDHYE encoded by the exons ATGTTGTGTCTGAACGGcgttttgttgttttggactCTCTGTCATGTCCTCAGACAAG CATGGTCTGAGGATGAGCTGTCATCTCCACGGGACGTGCGCGTTGACTCTGCTGTGCATTGGAGCCCCGTCACAGACAGGCCAGGGATAAAGTACACGGTTCAGTACAGGAC TGACCGCGAGAAGTGGCACAACATTTCGGGCTGTGTTCAGACCGAGCTCACCACCTGTAATATACAGTCTGGATGTGTGATGGTGCGAGTCCTGGCTCAGGAAGGGAACCGCACGTCCAGATCCGTCGAAGCCTGTCGACATG CTGATTCTTGCAGCCCTGAAGTCCAGTTGACCTCCAAGGAAGGACTTCTGATGGTCCACATGGTAAAGAACAACCGTCTACTGGAGGATAACGGAGGCCATTTTGAATACAACGTTCAATATGGCCGAGACGGGGAGGAGCTCAAA CAGGATCTTTACACCCCCACATCCCTTATGACCATCAAACATCTGGATGTGGGCCGGAGGTACTGTGTACAGGTCCGGTATTTATGTTACCAAAAACCCTTTGGAAACCCCAGCGTTCAACATTGTGAGTCCATCCAAGAGTCAG AAAGGACAAAGAAAAAGAAGATTGTGGCGATTGGTGTGACCTCTACCATCCTGTTGGGTGTCTTGGTAGTGGGCCTTATGCTCTTCATCTACAGGCACCATAAGAAAATCAAACAGTTCCTTCAGCCCCCACTACGGTTACCAGACCACTATTGTGAG TACCTGTCAGGGGTGTTCCCCCAGCAGGCCCTGTCCCTCACAACCAGTCCCTGTGAAGAACGCCATGATCTCATCTCCATCATCTGCCTTGAAGAGGACCTGATTCCTGAGTCTGACAGAGAACAGGATTATGACTCATCTAATGGACTGGATTTCTTAGATCATTATGAATGA
- the LOC139405521 gene encoding uncharacterized protein isoform X2, with translation MLCLNGVLLFWTLCHVLRQAWSEDELSSPRDVRVDSAVHWSPVTDRPGIKYTVQYRTSDREKWHNISGCVQTELTTCNIQSGCVMVRVLAQEGNRTSRSVEACRHADSCSPEVQLTSKEGLLMVHMVKNNRLLEDNGGHFEYNVQYGRDGEELKDLYTPTSLMTIKHLDVGRRYCVQVRYLCYQKPFGNPSVQHCESIQESERTKKKKIVAIGVTSTILLGVLVVGLMLFIYRHHKKIKQFLQPPLRLPDHYCEYLSGVFPQQALSLTTSPCEERHDLISIICLEEDLIPESDREQDYDSSNGLDFLDHYE, from the exons ATGTTGTGTCTGAACGGcgttttgttgttttggactCTCTGTCATGTCCTCAGACAAG CATGGTCTGAGGATGAGCTGTCATCTCCACGGGACGTGCGCGTTGACTCTGCTGTGCATTGGAGCCCCGTCACAGACAGGCCAGGGATAAAGTACACGGTTCAGTACAGGAC CAGTGACCGCGAGAAGTGGCACAACATTTCGGGCTGTGTTCAGACCGAGCTCACCACCTGTAATATACAGTCTGGATGTGTGATGGTGCGAGTCCTGGCTCAGGAAGGGAACCGCACGTCCAGATCCGTCGAAGCCTGTCGACATG CTGATTCTTGCAGCCCTGAAGTCCAGTTGACCTCCAAGGAAGGACTTCTGATGGTCCACATGGTAAAGAACAACCGTCTACTGGAGGATAACGGAGGCCATTTTGAATACAACGTTCAATATGGCCGAGACGGGGAGGAGCTCAAA GATCTTTACACCCCCACATCCCTTATGACCATCAAACATCTGGATGTGGGCCGGAGGTACTGTGTACAGGTCCGGTATTTATGTTACCAAAAACCCTTTGGAAACCCCAGCGTTCAACATTGTGAGTCCATCCAAGAGTCAG AAAGGACAAAGAAAAAGAAGATTGTGGCGATTGGTGTGACCTCTACCATCCTGTTGGGTGTCTTGGTAGTGGGCCTTATGCTCTTCATCTACAGGCACCATAAGAAAATCAAACAGTTCCTTCAGCCCCCACTACGGTTACCAGACCACTATTGTGAG TACCTGTCAGGGGTGTTCCCCCAGCAGGCCCTGTCCCTCACAACCAGTCCCTGTGAAGAACGCCATGATCTCATCTCCATCATCTGCCTTGAAGAGGACCTGATTCCTGAGTCTGACAGAGAACAGGATTATGACTCATCTAATGGACTGGATTTCTTAGATCATTATGAATGA
- the LOC139405521 gene encoding interleukin-10 receptor subunit beta-like isoform X1 — protein sequence MLCLNGVLLFWTLCHVLRQAWSEDELSSPRDVRVDSAVHWSPVTDRPGIKYTVQYRTSDREKWHNISGCVQTELTTCNIQSGCVMVRVLAQEGNRTSRSVEACRHADSCSPEVQLTSKEGLLMVHMVKNNRLLEDNGGHFEYNVQYGRDGEELKQDLYTPTSLMTIKHLDVGRRYCVQVRYLCYQKPFGNPSVQHCESIQESERTKKKKIVAIGVTSTILLGVLVVGLMLFIYRHHKKIKQFLQPPLRLPDHYCEYLSGVFPQQALSLTTSPCEERHDLISIICLEEDLIPESDREQDYDSSNGLDFLDHYE from the exons ATGTTGTGTCTGAACGGcgttttgttgttttggactCTCTGTCATGTCCTCAGACAAG CATGGTCTGAGGATGAGCTGTCATCTCCACGGGACGTGCGCGTTGACTCTGCTGTGCATTGGAGCCCCGTCACAGACAGGCCAGGGATAAAGTACACGGTTCAGTACAGGAC CAGTGACCGCGAGAAGTGGCACAACATTTCGGGCTGTGTTCAGACCGAGCTCACCACCTGTAATATACAGTCTGGATGTGTGATGGTGCGAGTCCTGGCTCAGGAAGGGAACCGCACGTCCAGATCCGTCGAAGCCTGTCGACATG CTGATTCTTGCAGCCCTGAAGTCCAGTTGACCTCCAAGGAAGGACTTCTGATGGTCCACATGGTAAAGAACAACCGTCTACTGGAGGATAACGGAGGCCATTTTGAATACAACGTTCAATATGGCCGAGACGGGGAGGAGCTCAAA CAGGATCTTTACACCCCCACATCCCTTATGACCATCAAACATCTGGATGTGGGCCGGAGGTACTGTGTACAGGTCCGGTATTTATGTTACCAAAAACCCTTTGGAAACCCCAGCGTTCAACATTGTGAGTCCATCCAAGAGTCAG AAAGGACAAAGAAAAAGAAGATTGTGGCGATTGGTGTGACCTCTACCATCCTGTTGGGTGTCTTGGTAGTGGGCCTTATGCTCTTCATCTACAGGCACCATAAGAAAATCAAACAGTTCCTTCAGCCCCCACTACGGTTACCAGACCACTATTGTGAG TACCTGTCAGGGGTGTTCCCCCAGCAGGCCCTGTCCCTCACAACCAGTCCCTGTGAAGAACGCCATGATCTCATCTCCATCATCTGCCTTGAAGAGGACCTGATTCCTGAGTCTGACAGAGAACAGGATTATGACTCATCTAATGGACTGGATTTCTTAGATCATTATGAATGA